A region of the Phyllopteryx taeniolatus isolate TA_2022b chromosome 9, UOR_Ptae_1.2, whole genome shotgun sequence genome:
AAGCTTTTTAATGACTGCTGCTGATTTTTTGGATGAGGCTGTGTAGCTCTTCAGTAGCTTCTCAAACAGTGCCTCTGTGTTGGGATGAGTACTGAGAAAAGCTTTCTCTAGCACATACAGATCTACCCCCTTATCCTCCGGCAGAGCTGAGATGGAACTTAAACCAAAGTCGATGAGGACTAAGTCAGACTCTCCATCTTCTGGTGGACACCTCAGCAGCATGTTGGAGGTGGTCAAGTCACCATGGATGATGTCCTCATCATGCATTTTGGCCAGGATGTTGCCCATCTTCTCAGCCAGGTGCTCCAGCTCCACATCAGGACAGGAGGAACTAGACAGCTGAGTGGAAGCAATGTGGTCGCGCACGGTCGAGGATCCCACAATTTCCTCCAAGAAGATGCAGTGGGAGGTGTAGTCCACAAAGTAGACTACAGGGGTGGATATGCCTAAGACGAGAGAATTTGAAGgagaatttattttaataaaccgTGGTTGTAAGGTTGGGCTTGAAAgctaacaaagactgaaaaatacTACACGTATGGATGTtggataccactttttttcagactggtaccagtacgagtattcactcGAGTACTCACCGACACCCCGACCGCTTGTACTTTTGAGACGGAAAATTTCTATTCACACAGTGACAGATAATTTTGAACAAAGATCTTTCTGACACGATAGGTTGAAGTGTCAAaccaactactggtgaggaggatTTACTCAatgttagatgttttttttctgccttaagTATCGATGGTTGCTATCAGCAGCTTTTACGAGTACCCCATACCTTCAAATAAGGCCagtatcggtactcgcccatccctataCCAAGGTTCGAATTAAGCGGTCTCGCATCGCATTTTGCACCTCAAAAAAATTTGAGgttaactttgggggtgcgtattatacatgggtgcgcattctacatgagaaattacggtaactcaatgtgctttacatgattacaaacatttttttaaaaaaagcttataaacattttttaaaaagattcaaaataaaatactataaaaacagcatacagtgcaagaaagatcatttgaaagttgaaatgctctaaaaagcatgagcaaaaaactttttaacttggacttaaaaacattcacacttggtgTTGACAACACTTCTGTTAGCAACGTATTCTATTTGTGTGCAGCTAAATTCTGCCTCacaatgtttgctttggactctgtgctccactatttgacctgattCTGTAGaactcagagccctactgggtttatattacattagcatttcttgtaatcgggacctaaaccatttaatgatttatagaccagtagcacaGCCATaaagtctattctaaagctgactgggagccagtcctgtcagaagaccattacagtagtcaagtctatttgagataaaagcacagatgagcttctcctggtctgcttggcaatTTTTTGTGCATTACATTTCATCCGttccgtcccccccccccatatttgcatgcagtgttaatgttaaaatCGTACATAATGTTGAGGCGGTTTACAGTAAcgttaaatttacattttagaaatCAAAGCATTGCCTTGTCTCTGCTGAACACACAGGTcaactacactactgtatgttaatgttggtcatgatggagTTACTTAgagagcaaatattttttgggggtggtacCTGGAGTCAAATGTTTGAGAACAACAGATCTAGCCTACCTACATATAACATAGGCGGCAAGATTTGatccaacacaaaaaaattcttTAAGTCACTTCATCCATTTGTTCTTCTATTttcgtaaatgtatttttacattactACCTGTACATGATGACAAGTGCAAACAATAAGCTTTTGATAtcaatcaacattgatttattttacatcTTAAGTTACAGTGTTACCGGTCATGAATTAGCCTGTGAAGCCCTTGAAAGTACAAGTGAGGTTTTTGCAGTCCTGTACTTGCCTGCTCTCCGGCAGCGCAGAATAGAACGAACCTCTTGCACCGTCCGACGGTGTGTTAGTTTTTCGTCCAACAGAGGGTGTCTATAACGTTTTAGGAACCTTTCTTTCACAATAGTCGGATTTCCCAGAAACACAGTCCGGTATATTCTGGCTTCTGCGCCTTGCTTTAATAGCTCAACCTTTGAAAGAAAGACAGATGTCGCCATTGTTTTTCCGGGTCTTCTTCTTCGCTGAGGGTTTAACGGCGTTTGTCGCCGTTCGATGACGTCACGCTACAGCAGCGCCACTCGGATGTGTTCGGGTTAAAAGTCCCTCTTGGTTTGGTTTTCTGTTTTCCGTTTGATATTTCAGTTCACCTCGAACTTGTGTCTCCATATAAAATACAGAGAATTACAACTAGCTTTACTGTAATTTTATCATGGCTTTAAATATCTATATTAACTTTTCTGAATGAAAAATATGGAGGGTTCTGACCTCATACCCCCATACCAATAAAGCTGTTTAGAATGTGAtgtattgatttgatttgcttttatGTCGTGTACCTAGCACTACTTGTTAGACCAATGATCAATTACACTTTAATACGTCGAAAAATTATTGATAATAGGCGTGAATATTTGTCATATAATCTTATttgtcccatccatccatccattttccgtactgcttctcctcacgggggtcgcgggcgtgctggagcctatcccagctgactccggacgagaggcggggtacaccctgaactggtcgctagcatTATACCCCAcactgtcttcttcttttcctctcgacttgtcccgtgaggggtcgccacagcgcgtcatcctttttcacggaagcctatctcctgcatcctcctctcgaacaccaactgccctcatgtcttccctcacaacatccatcaaccttctctttggtcttcctctagctctcttgcctggaagctccatcctcatcatccttctcccaatatactcactatttgtctctttgtctccaaaacatggaaccttggctgtccctctgatgagctcatttctaattttatcaaacctggtcactccgagagagaacctctccatcttcatttctgccacctccagctctgcttcctgttgtctcttcattgccactgtctctaatccgtacatcatggctggcctcaccactgttttataaactttgcccttcatcctagcagagactcttctgtcacataacacacctgacaccttcctccacccgttccaacctgcttggacctgtttcttcacttcctgaccacactcaccattgctctggacggttgactccaagtatttcaagtcctccacccttgctatctcttctccctggagcctcactcttctCCCACCACCcccctcattcatgcacatatattccgttttactacagctaatcTTTTTTGTTATACTGTACTCTTAAATTCCAGACTTCATACACAATCGATACCCTAATGTAAGAAGTTACAGTAAAAGTAACTTCAAGTAAATGAAAGTAACAAgcccacaaacaaaaacaaggcgtATAAACACATATGATCCCGTGGAACGAGAAACGGCATCGGCAGCTGCAGCAGCTGGTCTAACGGGGCCGAGGCATCTGCTATTGCTGCCTCGAGACACGACGGGAGGTGAAGTAGGACCTGCCTTGTCCGAGGCAGCTGCCTCCACCTCGAGCCACAAAACGTGCTCGACCTAGCTCTCTTATCTTGTAGCCCGATTGCACTGCCttttccttctccttctccttctccttctccttctccttctccttcttagTAATGGCGgttggaaaacaacaaaataatgcatttcTGCCACCTACTGGGAAGGAGCGTGGACCAAAATATCGAAAACTGCTATGAATATATATTACACCTAGATGCTGCCTGATCTAGtctgatctcggaagctaagcggGGTCGGTCCTgattagtacttggatgggagatcGCTTCAGAAAACCAGGTGCTAGGGTTCGGCAGTGGGCCAAACACCTGCTCCCGTAAAAAAAACGACACATTACTGAAACCGCAATTGCGACctaatgtgcctcatggcaTTGAGAGCTCCGACTAACTCATTAACACCTAGACCCTCTGTATCAGTTGTGTTTGTATCAGATACTTCAATAATACCATGTAAAACTTCCCGTTGGAGCATATCTAGAGTGTTTAAAGACGGATTTTCTCGCCCAAGTTCAGATACTAACTGTCTTCTTTCGCTCTCATATCTCCCGCAATGCATGATAACATGGTCTACCGTTTGCACTCGTTCACAATAATCCCAGCTCCCACTTTCGCGCTGAGCCATTTTAAGTAACGTGTTGTTCAACCAACAATAGCCGAATCTTAACCTTGAGATACGCTCATTTTGTTATATCTTCGACTCGCACTAGCTTTCCTCATTCCTCCCACTATTTCGCATTCGATAATACGACCTCCAAGCCCTTTCTTCCTCCCATTGCTTTCGCCACCTTTCTTTTAATCTCATTGTCACCATTGTCCAATATGTCCAGTGTCCAAATcttaatattattgtttttttgtcttctatCTCTTCCTGTCCATCTCCATTACCAGGCTCATACTTGGTCAGTTATCAAAGCTACTGGATAAATTGTTTGTCAAGCAATTCGATACTTTTCAATAAAAGAATGGCATATAAAATGATCACCAGTACGGCTTTCGTAATAACAGATCAAAATCTTTAACAGTGATGGCTCTTCATACTCCTCGGTTCTTTCCTCACTTCCTCTATTCTAATCTTTTCTCTGTCATTGTCCCCATTGACCAACTGCTTCCATCTTGTCACTGCCCTTTCCTCAATGGTCAGTACATTTCCATTTGTCTCGAATCACCCGAAAACCTGCTCGATGGCCAAATACGTACAACTCCTTTTCTCCTACCTTGGTGTCCTGCCTCTCCTACAACTCCTGATACACTTTCTgaatgtttggtgcaaacacaacattgCTCATCACAAAAAGAATGttagtcggggttattttaaaagaagagttggcttagaatgtcttggaggtgaaaagagtatcagatcgagtgatgaggctgaaacttgaaattgagggtgttctGGATAATGTGattatgccccacaggtaggatgtgacttagaggtgaaagagaaattctggaaggagctagacgaagtagttctgagcatcccagacagagagagagtcgtaattggtgcagattctaatggacatgttggtgaaagaaacagGGGTGCTGAAGAaggatgggtaagtacggcatccaggaaagaggcttttcgggaagaggtgagacaggctctcggtggacgggaggagcttccagaagactggaccactgcagccaaggtgatcagagaggcaggcaggagagtacttggtgtatcttctggcagaaaaggagagaaggagacttggtggtggaacctcacagtacaggaaatcatacaaggaaagaggttagctcagaagaaggggacactgagaagaccgaggagaggcgaaaggaatacattgagatgcgacacagggcaaaggtagaggtggcaaaggccaaacaagaggcatatgatgacatgtatggcaggttggacactaaagaaggagaaaaggatcaatacaggctggccagacagagggatagagatgggaaggatgtgcagtaggttagggtgattaaggatagagaatactttgaggagttatgaatgaggaaaatgagagagaaggaagagtcgaggaggcaagtgtggtggacaaggaaatggcaatgattagtaagggggaagttagaaatgcattaaagaggatgaaaaatggaaaggcagtcctgatgacattcctgtggaggtatggaagcatctaggagcgGTGGCTgttgagtttttgaccagcttccatccatccatctatccattttctgagccgcttctcctcactagggtcgcaggcgtgctggagcctatcccagctatcatcgggcaggaagcggggtacaccctgaactggttgccagccaatcgcagggaacatacaaacaggcacggggagaacatgcaaactccacacaggcggggccgggagattgaaccacggtcctcagaactgtgaggctgacgctctcaccagtcggccaccgtgccggtttttgaccagcttgttcaacagaattttagcgcgtgagaagatgcctgaggaatggaggaaaagtgtgctagtgcccatttttaagaacaagggtgatgtgcagagctgtgggaactataaaggaataaagttgatgagccacacaatgaagttatgggaaagagtagtggaggctagactcaggacagaagtgagtatttgcgagcaacagtatggtttcatgcttagaaagagtaccacagatgcattatttgccttgaggatgttgatggaaaagtacagagaaggtcagaaggagctagattgtgtctttgtggatctagagaaagcctatgacagagtacccagagaggaactgtggtactgcatgcagaggtctggagtggcagagaagtatgttagaagaatacaggacatgtacgaagtcagcagaacagtgatgagttgtgctgtaggtgtgacagaggagtttaaggcgGAGGTGGTACTGAATCAGGGATCAGCGctaagccccttcctgtttgcagtggtgatggataggctgacagatgaggttagactggaatccccgtggaccatgacgtttgcagatgacattgtgatctgcagtgaaagcagggagcaggtggaggaacaattagaaagatggaggcatgcactggaaagcagaggaatgaagattagccgaagtaaaacagaatatatgtgcatgaatgagaggggtggtgggagaagagtgaggctacagggagaagagatggctagggtggaggactttaaatacttggtgtcaaacgccagagcaatggtgagtgtggtcagaaagtgaagaaacgagtccaagcaggttggaatgggtggaggagggtATCAGGTGTGTTAAGTGACAGAAGAGTCACTGCTAGGattaagggcaaagtttataagacagtggtgatgctagccatgatgtacggattagagacggtggcactgaagagacaacaggaagcagagctggaggtggcggaaatgaagatgttgaggttcgctctaggagtgaccagg
Encoded here:
- the tp53rk gene encoding EKC/KEOPS complex subunit TP53RK, with protein sequence MATSVFLSKVELLKQGAEARIYRTVFLGNPTIVKERFLKRYRHPLLDEKLTHRRTVQEVRSILRCRRAGISTPVVYFVDYTSHCIFLEEIVGSSTVRDHIASTQLSSSSCPDVELEHLAEKMGNILAKMHDEDIIHGDLTTSNMLLRCPPEDGESDLVLIDFGLSSISALPEDKGVDLYVLEKAFLSTHPNTEALFEKLLKSYTASSKKSAAVIKKLEEVRSRGRKRSMVG